From one Bacteroides intestinalis DSM 17393 genomic stretch:
- a CDS encoding CPBP family intramembrane glutamic endopeptidase, whose product MKRIIIPLLIAAFLWFFMFSPWTSGIFNFWTAMSFSAVILMNMSFALRPQWWVEDVKFDWKNIAGGVALSVVLWGIFWVGDKASAWLFDFARPQVELIYGMKTGENPWLLSILLLILIGPAEEIFWRGYVQNALSKRWNPNTGFIVTTLVYALVHIWSFNFMLVMAALVVGAIWGLAYRLYPQKLGALIVSHAVWDVAVFVLFPI is encoded by the coding sequence ATGAAACGAATTATCATCCCTTTGCTGATAGCTGCTTTCTTGTGGTTTTTCATGTTCTCTCCCTGGACAAGCGGCATATTCAACTTCTGGACAGCAATGAGCTTTTCGGCAGTTATACTGATGAATATGTCTTTTGCACTTCGTCCGCAGTGGTGGGTAGAAGATGTGAAGTTCGATTGGAAGAATATTGCCGGAGGTGTGGCTTTGTCCGTTGTATTATGGGGAATATTCTGGGTAGGGGATAAAGCTTCTGCCTGGCTTTTTGACTTTGCCCGCCCGCAGGTAGAACTTATTTATGGTATGAAGACCGGGGAAAATCCCTGGCTACTCTCTATACTGTTACTCATATTGATAGGCCCTGCAGAAGAAATCTTTTGGCGTGGCTATGTACAGAATGCACTATCAAAACGTTGGAACCCGAATACAGGTTTCATTGTGACAACGCTGGTTTATGCCTTGGTGCACATTTGGTCGTTTAACTTTATGTTGGTGATGGCAGCATTGGTAGTTGGAGCTATTTGGGGACTGGCTTACAGGCTGTATCCGCAGAAGTTAGGGGCACTGATCGTGTCGCATGCGGTGTGGGATGTGGCGGTGTTTGTACTCTTTCCGATATGA
- a CDS encoding MalY/PatB family protein encodes MKYNFDEIIERRGTNSVKWDGVKNIWGRDDLLPMWVADMDFRTPPFVMDALKKRLEHEVLGYTFACEEWYTSICAWLRHRHGWDISREMLTFVPGIVRGQAFALQCFTNPGDKVMVMTPVYHPFFLVTERMGREVVYSPLELCDGQYQIDFERFRKDIQDCKVLILCNPHNPGGRVWTADELREIAVICYDSGTFVISDEIHADLTLPPYKHHPFATVSEKAAANSLVFMAPSKAFNMPGLGSSYAITVDKGIRERFQTFMEAGEFSEGHLLAYIGAAAAYMHGAEWLEQMLDYIKGNIDFTENYLKEYIPGISMIRPQASYLVFLDCRALGLAQEALTRLFAEKAHLALNDGTMFGVPGEGFMRLNIGCPRSMLEQALKQLRDAVVQ; translated from the coding sequence ATGAAATACAATTTTGATGAAATCATTGAACGCCGTGGTACCAACTCCGTGAAGTGGGATGGCGTAAAAAATATCTGGGGACGTGATGATTTACTCCCTATGTGGGTAGCTGATATGGATTTCCGCACTCCGCCTTTTGTAATGGACGCTTTGAAAAAGCGCTTGGAACATGAGGTGTTGGGATATACTTTTGCCTGTGAAGAATGGTATACTTCCATTTGTGCATGGTTGCGCCATCGTCACGGATGGGATATATCCCGTGAGATGTTGACATTTGTCCCGGGGATTGTCCGTGGACAGGCTTTTGCCTTGCAGTGTTTCACTAATCCGGGTGATAAAGTGATGGTGATGACTCCTGTCTATCATCCTTTCTTTCTGGTGACCGAACGCATGGGGCGTGAAGTGGTATATTCGCCTCTGGAACTATGTGACGGACAGTATCAGATTGACTTTGAACGTTTCCGCAAAGATATACAAGATTGTAAAGTGCTCATTCTGTGTAATCCTCATAATCCCGGTGGGCGTGTCTGGACAGCGGATGAACTGAGAGAAATAGCTGTCATTTGTTATGACAGCGGTACTTTTGTGATCTCTGATGAGATACATGCTGACTTGACTCTACCACCTTATAAGCATCATCCGTTTGCCACGGTTTCTGAAAAAGCAGCTGCAAATTCTCTTGTTTTTATGGCTCCCAGTAAAGCATTCAATATGCCGGGGTTGGGCAGTTCGTATGCAATCACTGTTGATAAAGGTATTCGTGAGCGCTTCCAGACTTTTATGGAAGCTGGTGAGTTTTCCGAAGGACATTTGCTTGCTTATATCGGTGCGGCAGCAGCTTATATGCATGGTGCGGAATGGCTGGAACAGATGCTCGACTATATAAAAGGAAATATAGACTTTACTGAGAACTACCTGAAAGAATATATTCCGGGCATCAGTATGATACGTCCGCAGGCTTCTTACCTTGTTTTTCTGGATTGTCGTGCTTTAGGGCTGGCACAAGAGGCATTGACTCGTCTTTTTGCAGAGAAAGCACACTTGGCTCTGAATGATGGAACCATGTTCGGTGTGCCGGGAGAAGGTTTTATGCGATTGAATATCGGTTGTCCCCGTTCGATGCTGGAGCAGGCTTTGAAGCAATTACGTGATGCGGTTGTACAGTGA